The following coding sequences are from one Capsicum annuum cultivar UCD-10X-F1 chromosome 3, UCD10Xv1.1, whole genome shotgun sequence window:
- the LOC107865830 gene encoding serine/threonine-protein phosphatase 2A 65 kDa regulatory subunit A beta isoform-like, with the protein MALTIYSIGVLIDEMKSKDFRLRYKSMDKLSDIAQTLGAERTRRELIPFLTENTDHDDNEVLLRMIEQLKLFIPYVGGVEHASVLLPPLENLCIAREASIRDKAVKALCKIGRKMNEPDLIESFIPMLERLAAGVWFTGRISSCGLFHTAYPHAPEPVKNELRTLYRQLCDDETPSVRMAAAKNLEKFAETIEELHLMNYIMPMTKHLLQNDHDSVRSLAVKSCIALRKLLEPSVFKTEFLRIMLQSVQDTAWRVRGMVADQFLQLCDALGPDLTRFLLVYICLVEDNVVEVRTTGAGKVTKFCQRVSPETTVQYILPHVKALSLDSSHHVRTALSSDIVGLAPIIGKDATVQHLLPIFHSLLKDSSSEVRWNIISKLDQIYQVIGIELICRTVLLNILELTEVRHSWWIRHAIIEFIPIMASHVGPSIYSDVVGSLCIQWLADKVCAVREAAVQNLKRLAEIFGREWASENIIPQVLNMVNDQYYLYRMNALDALLKLAPVMGSEITCSQFLPVILAASKDSVPNCRSYVAKVLKPLASVVDQSAVEESIRPCLNELRVDIDREVVDCANEALQAIAQVNGRKGS; encoded by the exons ATGGCTCTAACCATATATTCTATCGGGGTTTTAATTGATGAAATGAAAAGCAAAGACTTCCGGCTTAGATATAAATCCATGGACAAGCTGTCTGATATTGCCCAGACACTTGGTGCAGAAAGAACTCGGAGAGAGCTGATTCCATTTCTGACAGAGAATACTGatcatgatgataatgaagttCTTCTTAGAATGATTGAACAGCTGAAATTGTTTATTCCATATGTCGGAGGAGTTGAACATGCTAGTGTGTTACTTCCACCCCTGGAAAATCTCTGTATTGCTAGAGAGGCTTCTATTAGGGACAAGGCGGTTAAGGCATTGTGCAAAATAGGTCGTAAGATGAATGAACCTGACTTAATTGAATCGTTTATTCCAATGTTGGAG AGACTGGCTGCTGGGGTGTGGTTTACTGGTCGAATTTCATCATGCGGATTATTTCACACTGCTTATCCACACGCCCCAGAGCCTGTAAAAAATGAACTTAGAACTCTGTATAGACAACTTTGCGATGATGAAACACCTTCGGTGCGGATGGCAGCTGCAAAAAATCTTGAAAAGTTTGCTGAGACTATTGAGGAACTCCATCTGATGAATTACATCATGCCAATGACCAAGCATCTGCTGCAGAATG ATCACGATTCTGTTCGTTCGCTTGCTGTCAAGAGCTGTATAGCTTTAAGGAAGCTATTGGAGCCATCAGTTTTTAAAACAGAGTTTTTGCGTATCATGCTTCAGTCTGTACAG GATACAGCTTGGCGAGTTCGTGGCATGGTTGCCGATCAATTTCTTCAACTATGCGACGCACTTGGACCAGATCTTACCAGGTTTTTACTT GTATATATTTGTCTAGTTGAAGACAATGTAGTTGAAGTTCGCACAACTGGAGCTGGTAAAGTCACCAAATTTTGCCAGAGAGTGAGCCCTGAGACTACAGTCCAGTACATCCTTCCTCATGTCAAG GCTCTATCATTAGATTCATCCCATCATGTTCGTACTGCTCTGTCTTCAGATATTGTAGGACTGGCTCCTATTATAGGAAAG GATGCAACCGTTCAGCACCTTCTCCCAATATTTCACTCTCTTCTGAAAGACAGTTCCTCTGAAGTTCGTTGGAACATTATCAGTAAGCTTGACCAAATATACCAG GTGATCGGAATTGAATTGATCTGTCGGACAGTGTTGTTAAATATTCTTGAACTTACAGAGGTTAGACACAGCTGGTGGATTCGTCATGCAATAATAGAGTTCATCCCTATAATGGCGAGTCATGTGGGTCCTAGCATTTACAGTGACGTAGTTGGCTCTCTTTGCATTCAGTGGTTAGCAGATAAG GTTTGTGCAGTTCGAGAGGCGGCAGTACAGAATCTTAAGCGCCTAGCAGAGATATTTGGTCGAGAATGGGCATCAGAGAATATCATTCCACAG GTCTTGAACATGGTTAATGACCAATATTATCTTTATCGGATGAATGCTCTTGATGCACTCCTAAAACTTGCCCCTGTAATGGGCTCAGAGATTACTTGTTCCCAATTTTTGCCAGTTATACTTGCTGCATCAAAAGACAG CGTACCTAATTGTAGGTCCTATGTGGCAAAAGTGTTGAAGCCTCTTGCTTCTGTAGTTGATCAATCT GCTGTGGAAGAATCAATTCGGCCATGTTTGAATGAACTCAGAGTGGATATCGATCGTGAAGTTGTGGATTGTGCCAATGAAGCTCTACAGGCAATCGCTCAAGTGAATGGTCGAAAAGGATCCTGA